The stretch of DNA aatgtactcattgctgctatatttcagatgaaaaaaaggcggcaacgattttacagtaaaatcgttcgtttacaactgattcatttacatttcatgataatactgtgcattctgaatatgctatgatttggtttaaaataataaatagtccattcttgcatactattgctccagctttacttgtattttcgatattggtataaatagaaagacaattaatgtcgttcgagtctattttcggatcatttatattacgtttaatccatatagttatcatatgagacatagtatcgtaaaatttggaagaataaaacgttcgtacaggaagtacattttataagaactccaacaaatctgcgtgtgcacctaaaatacaaactgatagtgatagtgattgttcataagtttatatacattatctaatgtcaatcgaaggtatcaattctttttctccataagagtactttttcatttatatgtgttcaaaaatacatgtgttcaaccgtgaagcatatgtcacctacaacgaaaaagagttttcctatacttaatatttcctttatatacctatgaaagtctattcttcgcgtagtatgaaattatgaataaatctggaatattgttcaatctgaaaagaaaaataacttattgacatcattcattgatacgagattcagaatgtttgttttgtcttgcagaaaaagaaggcagccctccctttcttttaatgtgaaatagaaagcgaaaatttgaaaacagattttttggaaatttacttgcaaatatcgttttcaatatcgtgattttcttcccaatggtactgtactttcaaattttccagtatccctctaaaaacaaaaagtcgaacctcgttattgttaacgtaggcattacaaggaagagaagtattagaaagcagctcctttttattatggatttctctataatcatgtaaataagaaattccggaaattttttcctcaagaatttaattcttgtgttttgattgataattattacactgcatactaacttttcgcatactgttcgcgtctaacagtttcctaataataactacttcaaaattacatatgttcttgcacgaattcaaaagtacgtatgatacaattacaattgattctaaaataataattatttaaagatattaagatactaattaaacgtttcactgtatttcaaaatctggaacaacaaatttttatttataaaaaatgaaactgtctttatatattctttgtcacgatgctatttcttattaccgtgtcgacattttttaaaattcattttgttatctctacgcaatatgaaaattcatatactgcttaatattttttacatattatccatccaccgcatgatatctcctgaaaaatcaaaatattaatgttatattattacaatgcttcttaaatttcaatttttgacaaatttgaaatccaatatattttgcacaattattatttatcaaaaaattccaagttagtaactttcttttcaaatggcaaataacatatactttgacttacctgtaagtttttgttcctaatcatcatttcctcttatagaacatcattattgttcttataattactaccagtgtcatagatattgtagtggctacaactgaattaatagaaaatgataaataactgtgtataacactaacacataattgtgtataacaatgacacataacttttacttacacttctgtcgataagggattacttactgtgatatcctgttgatgtttcttaaggcacttgattaggtgcgatacggtatcattccttatggtatactgtagataagtattttagaaaataacaagaataaatctaaattattcagaggttccagtttcggcttagacataaatacaggaccatttgcaaagaagaaagggtgcgtttctacagcctcgttatagtaaccatgaataccaatctctgaattactggttactaaacataaatatcctataaaatttaatatatttctttaatttttaatacatacatgagttagtagttctaaattatgaatcatcctacctgtgatattacgcttttccttataatatcatcactcgagtgaacaacattaagatcatgtaaaccatgtcatcctatcttactgtgaagatacttagttatgttatctaacattataaaaatatcatcaaattcaagtccttttattcacatcacatggccacgacgatctggttcttcgttatataatgttctaaaatttgtcgtatatataggatgtacaaaccgtgatatcaaggtatcagttcttccttcccaagggacagtttcattaaaattctgatagaattaaaaattaattattaatattctaacaatcatatatgttaaatacgttatagtcaacgatatatacctgagcgaatgtaggggtgattccttgataattataaatgtcatcagcccacatcattgtgccacttctttgtactccagcctctagattaacagcctaaacaaacatacgaaattttatagaagctgtacaaaatatagtatatatgcgcaatattgaagcgttcaaggggatataaaggtaatgtacatcacatacacgtgtactctcatgcaacaaaatacaattagatttaatagtataagctcttttattcatcataatagattggaaatttaagtgtcttacgagggtgagtaaaaagttacccgctctgtcggtgtagaatttattttaagcaattgtcaaaaaagacatacatcattttttgacataatcactcgatttctgtatacactttgtccatttgccgaaggacctttgtattttctcattaaaaaatgttttgggctgagctgcgaaccacgaatgcatcgtcgtcttcaccttttcatcagctttttcggcatccatctcgcacaaactttttaaaatccaaatctgtcgtgcactattgcataagcagagccgtggctgatttgcaaatgatttgccacattatccagtgtcactcgtctattccatagagcataagttcatgagcacgttcaatgttgtcatcgtggatgtggacgggcgtccagctgttttttcataacactcgtgcgatcttctttgaacttttgtgcccattcaaacacacttcgtgacaaaacactttctccataatgtgcattaaatctttgataaatataggcatcaaacataacctccgaccacaagaaacgaatcacagcatcctgcactgttttcctgcaaatcaccattgcaaagcgccattactcgcgcaacggtcacaaacgaattgacgtaacacaaagaaacctgcgcagcagcactgaacagatattgacgtcatacgaagagtgcagatggatcaatacggtcgacagaagttttaactatctggagtgcggataaatttttactgagagtcgtataggaatctataatctgtaagtacacctttggctgaatggaaatttctcttacatatagtcaaaaatgctgaaactgtgtattgaattggaaagtgataaaaaataagtgaagtttcgaggttgcatgtgattgcatgagtacacaggacgtttttagcgaataaaaaataattttgaaagacacgagacttatcttgtattttatgcactctctgtgtccgaatttccagaagctctctatcttatgaagtgttttagattagccggaaaattttgtacgtacgtacaagaagtatacgatctaagtggaatattccattattctcttgatacaacagaaacgaaatttacagaacttctcagaaagttggtttattattaccaaattaatagaattaatacacgtttatcatctttacatacctaagtcgtggaggtttatcgtgcgtaaaaaattagtgtcgtttcaaagttacatttcgtacattttaagcctataatttgtaacgtacaaaacaatgtaaatttgagctgtttcttatctccacaataagaaaatccaactttacgttttttacacaatgatatttatggaacagtaatatcatattattgcatcgcttggagaatgaagtcaaggtacgatgtgaccctagtgtaaacgctgggatacccagctgtgccgcacttataagcataagacacaatacctattaaatacgaggttaattcatgttgtatcagcagtggtccgccgcggtcagcctgaaaggatcgttaaatttttaatcaaagacactgaaatatatcgatcgaattgtattgaaattatacttatatacagtaataatcttctattgatttgtgtattgaaatactccaatttataacgtacatgttatatgtattttgagcaaaactaagattagaaggaaattagattaaataccataacgaggtgtgagaagtgggcaaaactattaaattgtgtttatctattatttttaatgtttaagacgtcgatttgatgttaattcgaatcgacgtgtcttcagataccgtatagtttgtagtaactctgtaacttaattaccgtacaagaatcctctccaccctgagcatgttcggcgcatattataccatcagtgatatcaggtgcattaggaaatttggaataagctattttgcattcggcgttcttaatcactggcatttgtacttccattaatgcattacgtcgtggtcgtcctacgaagaaaataagaaagatatttaagactggaactatttaattttattataaaattgatatcacttactatatcttaatgctccccatccagcaacaagggggttatagccgacgaagttgctctttcgtaggggctctttcgtacaaatgggatatacgtaccctgaaaaataaaaaaataaatgaaaatgcaggaaacgaatgaccaaaagtatgagaaagaattatacacgctttatgacacaatatatgtgtacagtaagaaatttcaggatatgatacttcagtaatactcaatagcatatatatatatatatatatttgaggacttactcgaaaatggcacctcctccaccaatctaagaatgacaatattatgattgtgtatgttttctattccatccatatgtgcacaatgtgctgcggtcaaaacatgcctagccgatatcagggaacctccgcacttccatagtggtttgtctgggtttcggggattacgaaaacctaatgcagcgatccatggccaagcgcctaaaatgcaatagtcatagttgtgaatatacataattttttctcacataacgggtaacaacgattattacctattcgatattcgatcatacagcagacgataagtacatacgtacaaatactctgaaatagagatttgataaagacagaaattaaatttttattccagtggaatacaaattattaaataattctatataatttctatttgaactatactgaactataaagttcaaacgtgtaatttctgccctaacagtttttgatctctatccatattattactcctatatcaattttttatttcaagcaaaaagatactcttcctaacatgaagtaaaagaaagaaataattcaagttaataagtaaagttactaccgataaaatcatagcattattatttagtctaattgaaatgtacattgatgtgctgtttaatgcctttaaagttcattctttgcagtaaatggcttattattaatcggaaagaaagacataaaacgtaccaagttcagctggtttaccatcgaccaccctggtatgagagacgttgctaaaaccacagtatggtggtcgcaaagccttatacttatacacagtttttattaaaatttctctcttctctttgtttggatcgttcggacagcaaacgatcgtaacattgccctggtatctgcacactgatcgtctataaaaatcggtggctgtacggtactgtatctgccatatttcttgcagaggtttacattttctgtagtcaaggcacctgccttcttgattgtccggtgtggtacattctggatcaaacaattttaaaacatttatacagttcaaagatgcgtaagaaagcgacaccgattactcaactttcgaagtaaaaagccgatcaagtccaccggattgccctacagacacgtattaatccgtaagagtgagtcatcatgttgataataattatctaaagaaacttttcacgtgaaaatataaaattttaattgattagatattgtgttagccatacttaagaaagaaaatgaaaatgaatgaaatgaaagaaaaggactaccttcaacctcattttttaaataaacactttgtcagtttttcggtaaataaattcttaggaattcaggacagtttttagtgaatcattttgtttcgaccgttcgcggagagacgcgatcgcgagatagcacgtcaacgagagttgtaagttcccattacgattaaataatcgacgccacgaactgatcgatccccttatttcgattatgataataagggtagttcaatgaaattccacagaattaacacaaataaattaatgtttatttcaacaacttattaactagaaagatataaatggaacaaaaaaaatgtaactgcgttttggttgataagtaatgcgcgacataccacatgtgttgacggttcgacttctcgaaaagttctgaacgcctttcgatttttttcgttttttctggaaggcgacccccactacgttcggatcacgccacattcttttacagcgaggtaaaatacgggccacgagtcgacgtttctggaagtcgccctgcttaatgaaccatgcgcttgccactacaatgtttgtttgccgggcagacgcgacgatccgtctgcgacattatagtgccgcgatcgatagttaagaatatgacctatggtaagccgcatggcgtaacattctccccccgttgagagggtaccgatcaaactagcgaggtgtggttgaggttcccatcttatttcgtctcgatggctagttgttcgggtttctcgagatcgggttgaattggcagtgggacaagccttttgacgccccgatccaaaatgctctttgccgtctgaactgtagctgtccggatgacaccatcggcgcctggatgaaccttgataactcggcccagaagccaatgcatggagggaacgttgtcctctctgaggatgacgattgtgcccttttggatgctgtgtccacccttgctccatttattgcggttggttagctcgttcaaatactccttatgccagcggttccaaaaatgttgtttaagctgttggatatgctgccatttggagagtcggttcgatggaatgtctctgaaatctcgatcacgtaagcacattaatgaatcgccaatgaggaaatgtccgggagtgagggctaggagatcatttggatcggtggagataggagttagcgggcgggaattgaggactgcttctatttctatg from Bombus huntii isolate Logan2020A unplaced genomic scaffold, iyBomHunt1.1 ctg00000193.1, whole genome shotgun sequence encodes:
- the LOC126877578 gene encoding venom serine protease Bi-VSP-like, whose amino-acid sequence is MIEYRIGAWPWIAALGFRNPRNPDKPLWKCGGSLISARHVLTAAHCAHMDGIENIHNHNIVILRLVEEVPFSRYVYPICTKEPLRKSNFVGYNPLVAGWGALRYRRPRRNALMEVQMPVIKNAECKIAYSKFPNAPDITDGIICAEHAQGGEDSCTADRGGPLLIQHELTSYLIGIVSYAYKCGTAGYPSVYTRVTSYLDFILQAMQ